The window GTAAAATAAAGATTAGAGTTTTGCATTTTTACCTCCTTGGTGGAATTTTTGCTATTACAATTTTAACTGCCACCAAGGAGTTTTTTTAGATGTTTTATTTATATTTGAATTTCTCACCCAAAGTATGTATTCATTACAGTATCAAGTGTTAAATAACCTTCCTTATCATAAGTTGCCATAATGATTATTCTGTCAAAAGGTTTCATAACATGAGCTACGATATTTTGAGAAATTATTTTAGGTCTCATATATTTCTTAACTCTTGCGCTGCTTAACTCTGATTTAGTTAGTTTGACTTTATCAATATCTCTATATATTTGGTATTTGTTAATATTTTTTCCTCTTAAAATAGGATAGCCTGTATCTGAAATTTTTCTTTGGAATGGCAAGCCTCTAAAAGTTTCTGAGATGTTATAAAGTTTTAAGCTATCTTGCATTAACTTTTTAAGAATTTCTAATTTGATTTCATCAATGTAGATTGGCAAAATTTCCAATTTTTCAATGATTTCTGAATTAACATCGTTTATAATTTCAATCCTATCGTTCCAAAAATCACCGGCTTTGTAAAAATAAGATTTTTCTTTAATTTTTTGGCTAATCAAAATAATTTGTTCAAGTCTAACATTTTCAAAAGCCTTAGAAATATCAATCAGTGTTAGAAGCTTATTTTCTTTATAAACCAGCTTTCTGGTTCTTTCCCAACTGTCAACATAAGTTATAGATTTTGGTATTACATAAGATAGAATACCTTTTTCTTTCAAAAGGTTAAATCCTTTTTCTATAAATAAAGATGCTGAATTTTTGCGAGTTTCATAAAATTTGTAATGGTCTTCTATATAATCCTTGTATTTTTTAATATCTGCACCATGTGGCGGATTACCAATCACAATGTCAAAGCCATCAACTACTCCAAACATCCACTCTGGGTCAAACCAATCAGCAGATGCATTTTGGTCAAAAATATCAAAATTAGCTATCTTTTCAGCTACTTTATCATTCCAACCATCATTAATCAAAGCATTCTTTAGCTTCTCTCTCAGCTCTTTATCTTTATTTTGTAATTGAATTTTTTCAGCTCTTGACTTAATTCTAAAATATCTGTGTCTCAAAAACTTAAGCTCCTGCTCTAACTTTTCAATCTCCTGACTTCTTAAAGATTTTTGATTAGGCTTTTCAAGTCCAATCAAAGCATTTGCAGAGATAAACTTAGTCTCAAGATTAGGCAATGTCAAAATTCCAAAGTTTGGCTTATCTCTATCTACTTTCTGGTCTAATATCAAAGATATAAAAAATCTTAGCTTGCTAATCTGTATAGCTATAGGCTGTATATCTACTCCATATATACAGTTTTCTATCAAATAAAGCTTTCTTGCGTAGTCTGGATAGTTTATGCTTTCGTCAAAATGTTCTTTTACTTCGTTTAACAACTCTTTTAAAGTGTTTTCATCTTTTGCTATTTCTAATACTTCTTTGCTTTCTTTCTTAATTCTATCTACCTGTATCTCATACCAAACTTTATTAGACGGGTCAAGCTTTTGAAGTAAAAATACAAGCTTATGAAGAATTCCCATTGGAAAAGCACCGGAGCCACAGGCAGGGTCTATTATCTTTATTTGGTCTATTGCTTCAATTAATTTTCTTTTTAAATCATCTGAAGTGTTTGGTTCTTTATCAGAATAAGAAAACAAATCATCAAGTTTATCTTCTGCTTCTGGCACTTTTGTTTTTAGATATTCTCTTAAGCTCTCTTCCACCATATAATCTACTATCTCTCTTGGTGTGTAGTAGCTACCTGTTGCCTTTCTTGCAGTGGTATTAGTTTCTGGATTATAGCTTGCAAGAAGATTTTCAAACACTTTTCCAAGTAGTTCTGGGTCAAGGGCTATCTCTTGGTCTATCGGCGTTGCTTCATCTGTTGTAAAGTTGTAGCTTTTTAAGATATCAATAAGTCCTCTAACTTCTACATTTTTGCCTAAACCATATTTGGATAAATCAACTGTTTTTTCTTCGCTAAAAAATAACTCATCACTGATTTTAGCCTGCTTCTTTTCATTTCTTGAAAATCCATCTATGTAGACTTTATCTTTATCCAAACAGTCAAAAAGTCCACCGTTTATAAATGGAATATTTTTAAACAACTCTGAAATTACTTCTTCTTTACTTATCAAAAACTTATCTTCATACCTGTATAAGCTTTTTACTCCAAAGTCTTTTTTGTTAGCAGGAAAACCTTTATCTTCTGCCCAGCCTCTTTCTTCTATAGGTCTATTTAATGTTGCAAAAAATAGATTCTGTAAAATTGCATTGTAGTAATTATTACCTTTGCCAAAGTCTTTAACTATCTTTTTTAGCTCTTTTTCATCAAATAATTTATTTGGCACTAAGCCTTTTTCTTTCAAAAACCATATAAAAATTAATCTTGTTAAAAGCCTGATTAAGCTTTGGGCGTTTCTGATTTCTCTGTCTTTTTCCGGGTCATCAGAGTATTTATAATCATCAGGAAATTTAACTTTATCAAGTGCATAGTAATACCAATTTTGAAGCTCGTTGTAAAAATCTCTTGTGATAGGTTGAGTGCTAAAAGCTTGCTTTATAGAGTCTAAATCTGTAAAATCACAATCTTGAAGCTGATTTATAAACGTTTTGTTTGGTAAGTTTGGGCTTACGTAAAACGTAAATCTTTTGTAGTGGCTATACGTTGCCTTTGTGCCATGGGTAGTCTTAAACACAAAAGAAAGTCTAAAGTTTTTATTATCGTCATAAAATACAAATAGTCCATAAAATTTTTGATACTTTTCTAAAAGTCTTTTAGCAATATCAAACTGATTTTTCTTACTTGTCCTTTCTGTAAGGTTATCAAGCTTGATGGCAAAAACTACTAAATCTGCATCTTGCTTTAATCTGATGTATCCAATTTCTTTTATGTCTGATACTTTATATTTTTCTTCAATATCTTGAATGTCGTAAACTGGGCTTATATCAACAGTAAAACCTTTGTCTAATAAATATCTTTCTAAATTTTTAAGTGAAAAATCTCTTGCAAGGGTTGAAAGCTTCTCCATCGGCTGACTTTCCTGACTTTTTATTTTAATGCAGGATATTATAAAACATTTTAATATTGTAGGGCAGTTTATAAATGCTATTATTTGTTGGAGCGGTTTTTGAACCCACTTACATAAAAAGATCAATTAAATTGCAGATGCGATTCATGAATCGCCCTTTACAGGTATTAGGTCATTTCTCTCGCTTCTCGAAAGAGGAGATCCTTCACTCCGCTGCTGGATGACAAAGAACAATCCGATAGCGTCATTCTGCAGCCGGCGAAGAATCTCAGCCTTTTATCTTTTACTTCTCACCTCTCACATCTGACTTGTAAACTCTTGATTTTCTACTGCCATAATAACTTCTTGATTTTCTAAATCCAGCAACTTTAACTGACTTTCTACTCTCTCTATAAAATCTTCTCCAATCTCTTTTTTAATCTCTTCTAACTCTTTTTTCACTTCTTCTATGTTATCCAAATACTTTTCAATCTTAACTATTCTTTGCAAGATATACTCTGAAAGGCTTGAATACTCCTCAATATCTTTGATTAAAGCTAAGACAAAAGACCTTAACTCTCCAATGTCTTTATCTTTTAAATCGTTTAATAGGTTAAGAGCGTCTCCTTCTATGGTTCTTGATTTAGGTTTTCTTTTTATGTATGCTTTTTTATCAAGAACTATTTTGTAATTAGCCCAAAAATCCTTTGATACTCTCAATCTTTCTGTCTCAGCAGTAGCTTTTATCTTTTCATAAACTTCTTCAAAGCTTACTGTTTTTGGCTGTTTTTCTGCATAATCTTTATAGCCTACAAATAAGTCTTTGCCTTTTCTTATAAAGACCATTAGCTCGTTTTTATCAGACTGCTTAGCGGTTTTTACTCTTTGAGGCATATTTTGTATTTCTTTTATAACCTCCGGATAGTTTTCTTCTATCTGCTTAAGCTCATCTCTAACTTTCGTAAAGAAGCTTTCTTCTTCATCTTCTTTGTATTCGTTTAATCTCTTATAGAGTTTTGATGCTTCTGGCTCTTCTGATGGGTCAAAGATTTTAGCATCTTCTCCAAGTATGCTATGAATCATAAACATCTTTGTTTGGGCTATCTGTCTTGACCTTACTATATCGGCTCCTTGCTCTGTTGGGAAGAAGTTTACTATATATATCTCATCATATACTTTTTTACCTATCCTGTTTATTCTTCCAACTCTTTGTATAACTCTAACAGGGTTCCACGGTATATCATAGTTTATTACCGCTCCTGCTCTGTTTAGGTTGTATCCTTCAGAAAGCTTATCCGTCGTAAGCAGGATTTTATACTTATCTTC of the Sulfurihydrogenibium sp. genome contains:
- a CDS encoding N-6 DNA methylase; amino-acid sequence: MEKLSTLARDFSLKNLERYLLDKGFTVDISPVYDIQDIEEKYKVSDIKEIGYIRLKQDADLVVFAIKLDNLTERTSKKNQFDIAKRLLEKYQKFYGLFVFYDDNKNFRLSFVFKTTHGTKATYSHYKRFTFYVSPNLPNKTFINQLQDCDFTDLDSIKQAFSTQPITRDFYNELQNWYYYALDKVKFPDDYKYSDDPEKDREIRNAQSLIRLLTRLIFIWFLKEKGLVPNKLFDEKELKKIVKDFGKGNNYYNAILQNLFFATLNRPIEERGWAEDKGFPANKKDFGVKSLYRYEDKFLISKEEVISELFKNIPFINGGLFDCLDKDKVYIDGFSRNEKKQAKISDELFFSEEKTVDLSKYGLGKNVEVRGLIDILKSYNFTTDEATPIDQEIALDPELLGKVFENLLASYNPETNTTARKATGSYYTPREIVDYMVEESLREYLKTKVPEAEDKLDDLFSYSDKEPNTSDDLKRKLIEAIDQIKIIDPACGSGAFPMGILHKLVFLLQKLDPSNKVWYEIQVDRIKKESKEVLEIAKDENTLKELLNEVKEHFDESINYPDYARKLYLIENCIYGVDIQPIAIQISKLRFFISLILDQKVDRDKPNFGILTLPNLETKFISANALIGLEKPNQKSLRSQEIEKLEQELKFLRHRYFRIKSRAEKIQLQNKDKELREKLKNALINDGWNDKVAEKIANFDIFDQNASADWFDPEWMFGVVDGFDIVIGNPPHGADIKKYKDYIEDHYKFYETRKNSASLFIEKGFNLLKEKGILSYVIPKSITYVDSWERTRKLVYKENKLLTLIDISKAFENVRLEQIILISQKIKEKSYFYKAGDFWNDRIEIINDVNSEIIEKLEILPIYIDEIKLEILKKLMQDSLKLYNISETFRGLPFQRKISDTGYPILRGKNINKYQIYRDIDKVKLTKSELSSARVKKYMRPKIISQNIVAHVMKPFDRIIIMATYDKEGYLTLDTVMNTYFG